One window of Akkermansia biwaensis genomic DNA carries:
- a CDS encoding glycosyltransferase: MKRIFIAIQYMELGGAERALLGLLEALDTSRFRVDLFVYRHSGDLMPLIPEKVNLLPELPAYRALSRPLKDILAEGRLGIFCARLWAKWQSARFGKRLNGLENYAVFDDAVAAAAPFLPSLKKLGMYDLAVSFLTPHRIVRDKVLARRKVAWIHTDYSSIGINAERELPVWSSYDRIVSISPEAGKGFLSRFPELEDRLLAMENIVSPRAVREQAALEDVSAVMEGSPCLCTVGRFSHAKGMDRAVRIAARLVEMGMKGLRWYLAGYGDEASLRREIAAHGMEEHVVILGKKANPYPYMAACGLYVQPSRYEGKAVAVREAQILGRPVAITRFPTASGHLEDGVDGVIVPNDEEGAAQALFSLLHDPARLESLAAACRARDYGNRDEILKLEALV, from the coding sequence ATGAAGCGTATTTTCATAGCTATTCAATACATGGAACTGGGGGGCGCGGAGCGTGCCCTGCTGGGGTTGCTGGAGGCGCTGGACACTTCCCGTTTCCGGGTTGACCTGTTCGTTTACAGGCATTCCGGAGATTTGATGCCGCTGATTCCGGAAAAAGTGAACCTGCTGCCGGAGCTCCCGGCTTACCGGGCGCTGTCCCGGCCCCTGAAGGACATTCTGGCGGAAGGCAGGCTGGGAATTTTCTGCGCCCGGCTGTGGGCCAAATGGCAGTCCGCGCGGTTTGGAAAAAGGCTGAACGGGCTGGAAAATTATGCTGTGTTCGATGACGCCGTCGCGGCTGCGGCTCCTTTCCTGCCTTCCCTGAAAAAGCTGGGAATGTACGATTTGGCGGTCAGTTTCCTGACGCCCCACCGCATCGTCAGGGACAAGGTGCTGGCCCGCAGGAAAGTTGCCTGGATTCATACGGATTATTCCTCCATCGGCATCAATGCGGAGCGCGAACTCCCGGTATGGAGCAGTTACGACCGCATTGTCTCCATTTCCCCGGAGGCGGGGAAGGGTTTTCTGTCCCGGTTCCCGGAGCTGGAAGACAGGCTGCTGGCGATGGAGAACATCGTTTCCCCCCGGGCGGTGCGGGAACAGGCCGCGCTGGAAGACGTTTCCGCCGTGATGGAAGGCTCCCCGTGCCTGTGCACGGTGGGAAGGTTCTCCCATGCCAAGGGCATGGACCGCGCCGTCAGGATAGCCGCCCGCCTGGTGGAGATGGGGATGAAAGGCCTGCGGTGGTATCTGGCAGGCTACGGAGACGAGGCTTCCCTGCGGCGGGAGATTGCCGCGCATGGGATGGAGGAGCACGTTGTTATCCTGGGAAAAAAGGCCAACCCCTATCCTTATATGGCCGCCTGCGGCCTGTATGTGCAGCCGTCCCGCTATGAAGGGAAAGCCGTGGCGGTGAGGGAGGCGCAGATTTTGGGGCGTCCCGTGGCCATCACGCGTTTTCCCACGGCTTCCGGCCATCTGGAGGACGGCGTGGACGGAGTCATTGTCCCGAATGACGAAGAGGGCGCCGCGCAGGCCCTGTTCTCCCTGCTGCATGATCCCGCCCGTCTGGAAAGCCTGGCGGCGGCATGCCGCGCGCGGGACTACGGCAACCGTGATGAAATCTTGAAACTGGAGGCGCTGGTCTGA
- a CDS encoding glycosyltransferase family 4 protein: protein MGRRILYIANGITGPGGLERVLSVRTRLLAEEYGDEIHIMTLNERGAEPFYDFHPGIRVHHVAMEGSSLARLAAWVRGIRKTVRTVNPDVVDVCDDGFKGFWIPLLLSGRRPVIYERHVSRMIQTEGNAPSVFMKMEFAAMRFLGGRFARFVVPASGNRAEWNMRNVEVIPNPLPFYPSVPSSGKEKRVIAVGKISPQKNYGALLEAWKRVHGKFPDWRLDLFGAERDGGRLRTAIRAAGLEESFVLHPPTREIMAAYLGASICAMSSKYEGFGMMMVEAMACGVPCVAFDCPCGPADIISHEEDGLLVEKNNIPGLANALERLMGDEVLRGALAAKAREHVRRYAAETVAEQWNRLYGRVLEEGKGGRP from the coding sequence ATGGGAAGACGCATTTTATACATTGCCAACGGCATCACCGGGCCGGGAGGGCTGGAACGGGTTCTGTCCGTCCGGACGCGCCTGCTTGCGGAAGAATACGGGGACGAAATCCATATCATGACTCTGAATGAACGGGGTGCGGAGCCCTTTTACGATTTTCACCCGGGAATCCGTGTTCATCACGTTGCGATGGAGGGTAGCTCCCTGGCACGGCTGGCGGCCTGGGTACGGGGCATCCGGAAAACGGTGCGTACCGTGAATCCCGATGTGGTGGACGTGTGCGACGACGGGTTCAAGGGATTCTGGATTCCCCTTCTGCTGTCCGGGCGGCGTCCGGTCATCTATGAACGCCATGTTTCCCGGATGATCCAGACGGAGGGCAACGCCCCTTCCGTTTTCATGAAGATGGAATTTGCCGCCATGCGTTTCCTGGGGGGGCGCTTTGCCCGCTTCGTGGTGCCTGCTTCCGGAAACAGGGCGGAATGGAATATGCGCAATGTGGAGGTCATTCCCAACCCTCTTCCCTTTTATCCGTCCGTTCCGTCTTCCGGAAAGGAAAAGCGGGTGATTGCCGTGGGCAAAATCTCTCCCCAGAAAAACTATGGGGCCTTGCTGGAGGCCTGGAAAAGGGTGCACGGGAAATTTCCGGACTGGAGGCTGGACCTGTTCGGCGCGGAGCGCGACGGAGGCAGGCTGAGAACGGCGATTCGGGCGGCGGGGCTGGAAGAAAGCTTCGTGCTGCATCCGCCCACGAGGGAAATCATGGCGGCGTACCTGGGAGCCTCCATCTGTGCGATGTCTTCCAAATATGAGGGGTTCGGCATGATGATGGTGGAGGCCATGGCGTGCGGCGTGCCGTGCGTGGCCTTTGACTGCCCCTGCGGTCCCGCGGACATCATCAGCCATGAAGAAGACGGCCTGCTGGTGGAGAAAAACAATATTCCCGGGCTGGCGAATGCCCTGGAGCGCCTGATGGGGGATGAAGTGCTGCGTGGCGCCCTGGCGGCGAAGGCACGGGAACATGTGAGGCGTTACGCGGCTGAAACGGTGGCGGAGCAGTGGAACAGGCTGTACGGCCGGGTTTTGGAGGAAGGAAAGGGGGGACGGCCATGA
- a CDS encoding glycosyltransferase family 2 protein — translation MISVIVPVYNAEAYVSRCLESILNQTYRDIRVVCVNDGSTDGTGAILEDFRRRDSRVEVLARENSGLSASRNAGLERADGEYVMFADADDWLDAHACADAVKAMRERDADIVFWSYVKEYESVSSPVLFWPEEHVFEGEAMAWLRTRLLGPGGAELARPERMDSYGTAWGKLYRRSLFRDAESAFVDTALIGSAEDVLCNLSLFGAARRAVYIPSTFYHYRKTASGALTRRYKPDLVAQWEELFRRMDVHVRKHGACPEAERALRNRMALSVIFLGLNICDAPGSPLRHAAMLRNLLERDWCRAAVGTLPLKPLPLHWKTFFLAAKSGFVPGLYLLLRIIKRILAT, via the coding sequence ATGATTTCCGTCATCGTTCCCGTGTACAATGCGGAAGCTTACGTGTCCCGCTGCCTGGAAAGCATCCTGAACCAGACGTACCGGGATATCCGGGTTGTCTGCGTGAATGACGGCTCTACGGACGGCACCGGAGCCATTCTGGAAGACTTCCGCCGCAGGGACAGCCGGGTGGAGGTTCTTGCCCGTGAAAATTCCGGACTTTCCGCCTCCCGCAATGCCGGGCTGGAACGGGCGGACGGGGAATACGTGATGTTTGCGGATGCGGATGACTGGCTGGACGCACATGCGTGTGCGGACGCCGTAAAAGCCATGCGGGAACGGGATGCGGACATTGTCTTCTGGAGCTATGTGAAGGAATATGAATCGGTCTCGTCCCCGGTTTTGTTCTGGCCAGAGGAACACGTTTTTGAGGGGGAAGCCATGGCGTGGCTGAGAACCCGCCTGCTGGGTCCCGGCGGCGCGGAACTGGCCCGGCCGGAAAGGATGGATTCCTACGGAACGGCCTGGGGCAAGCTTTACAGGCGTTCCCTGTTCCGGGATGCGGAGTCCGCGTTTGTGGATACCGCGCTCATCGGTTCCGCGGAGGATGTTCTCTGCAATCTTTCCCTGTTCGGAGCGGCCCGGAGGGCCGTCTATATTCCTTCCACGTTCTACCATTACCGGAAGACGGCTTCCGGGGCGCTGACCAGAAGGTACAAGCCGGACCTGGTGGCGCAGTGGGAGGAGCTCTTCAGGCGCATGGATGTACATGTGAGGAAACATGGCGCGTGTCCGGAGGCTGAGCGGGCCCTTCGGAACCGCATGGCCCTGTCCGTCATCTTTCTGGGGCTGAACATCTGCGATGCTCCTGGGTCTCCGCTGCGGCACGCCGCCATGCTCCGGAACCTGCTGGAACGGGACTGGTGCCGTGCGGCGGTCGGAACGCTTCCCCTGAAGCCGCTCCCGCTCCATTGGAAAACGTTTTTTCTGGCGGCGAAGTCGGGATTCGTTCCCGGCCTGTACCTGCTCCTGCGAATCATCAAGCGAATCCTGGCAACATGA
- a CDS encoding glycosyltransferase has translation MTPQRVLMVFTIMNRGGAETMVMNYYRHIDRRRLQFDFLVHRETPGIYEEEIRELGGRIYRLPPITLSGLAAYRREVARFFDEHPEYRLVHGHCSELGYWVYREAAARNIPFIAAHAHSSPLGMDKNSLFRFLLKHLMRPYLTHRFTCNELCGRWLFGRKGMKDAVVVRNAIDAGKFSYSPETRERVRREMGWEGKLVAGHTGNFSWPKNHEFLLRVFQAFLGLHPDSLLVLAGSGGEKEEQVRQEAERAEWRGRIRLLGGRDDIPDLLQGMDVFVFPSWFEGFGIAMLEAQAAGLPVLASDRVPEDAAVVPGHVSFLSLRESPEVWARKMEELARGWRRNDTAAAIRQAGLDIAGNAQKLQEFYLEQGGES, from the coding sequence ATGACCCCCCAACGAGTATTAATGGTATTCACCATCATGAACCGCGGAGGCGCGGAAACGATGGTCATGAATTATTACCGCCATATCGACCGCCGCAGGCTCCAGTTCGATTTCCTGGTTCACCGGGAGACCCCCGGCATTTATGAAGAGGAAATCCGGGAACTGGGCGGCCGGATTTACAGGCTGCCGCCCATCACCCTGTCCGGTCTGGCCGCATACAGGAGGGAGGTGGCGCGCTTCTTTGACGAACACCCGGAATACAGGCTGGTTCACGGGCACTGCTCCGAGCTGGGCTACTGGGTGTACCGCGAAGCGGCCGCACGGAACATCCCTTTCATTGCGGCGCATGCGCACAGTTCCCCGCTGGGAATGGATAAAAATTCCCTGTTCCGTTTTCTGCTCAAGCATCTGATGCGCCCGTACCTGACGCACCGTTTCACGTGCAATGAATTGTGCGGCCGCTGGCTCTTTGGCCGCAAGGGAATGAAGGATGCCGTGGTGGTCCGGAACGCCATTGATGCGGGAAAATTCAGTTATTCTCCGGAAACCCGTGAGCGGGTCAGAAGGGAAATGGGCTGGGAGGGAAAACTGGTGGCAGGCCACACGGGCAACTTTTCCTGGCCCAAGAACCATGAGTTTCTGCTGCGCGTTTTTCAGGCGTTCCTGGGCCTGCACCCGGATTCCCTTCTGGTGCTGGCGGGAAGCGGCGGGGAAAAGGAGGAACAGGTCAGACAGGAGGCGGAGCGTGCGGAATGGCGGGGACGCATCCGCCTGCTGGGCGGCAGGGACGATATTCCGGATTTGCTGCAGGGAATGGACGTTTTCGTTTTCCCGTCGTGGTTTGAGGGGTTCGGCATCGCCATGCTGGAGGCCCAGGCGGCGGGGCTGCCCGTTCTGGCCTCCGACCGGGTTCCGGAAGATGCCGCGGTGGTGCCGGGCCATGTAAGCTTCCTGTCCCTCAGGGAATCCCCGGAGGTTTGGGCGCGGAAAATGGAAGAACTGGCCCGCGGATGGCGGCGGAACGATACGGCGGCGGCCATCCGGCAAGCCGGGCTGGACATTGCCGGCAATGCGCAGAAGCTTCAGGAATTCTATCTGGAACAGGGAGGTGAATCATGA
- a CDS encoding glycosyltransferase family 2 protein: MKEMKTLTVFTPTFNRAECLRRCYESLLRQTCRDFVWLVVDDGSSDGTADLVREWQRAGHLEIRYHYQENGGMHTAHNAAYRLMDTELNVCLDSDDLMTEDAVASILELWKRRGSERLAGIAGLDADVRTGELIGTAFEEDGGEMTLTGFYAAGGRGDKKLVYRTALMKRLPPYPVFPGEKYVGLGYKYMLADEEAPLLAINRVLCLVEYREDGSSKNMFRQYVRNPRGFAFLRKEGMKRQPSGRRRFMEAVHYVSASLLARHARFLQESPHPFLTLAAVPFGIALMCLIIMKNRNNG; encoded by the coding sequence ATGAAGGAAATGAAGACGTTGACCGTGTTCACGCCGACCTTCAACAGGGCGGAATGCCTGCGCCGCTGTTATGAAAGCCTGCTGAGGCAGACCTGCCGCGACTTTGTCTGGCTGGTCGTCGATGACGGATCATCGGACGGAACCGCAGACCTGGTGCGGGAATGGCAACGGGCAGGGCATCTGGAAATACGCTACCACTATCAGGAAAACGGAGGCATGCACACGGCCCATAATGCCGCGTACAGGCTCATGGACACGGAACTCAACGTCTGCCTGGATTCCGACGACCTGATGACGGAAGACGCCGTGGCCTCCATTCTGGAACTCTGGAAGCGGCGCGGCAGCGAACGGCTGGCCGGGATTGCGGGGCTGGACGCCGACGTACGGACCGGAGAACTCATCGGAACGGCTTTTGAAGAGGACGGCGGAGAGATGACGCTGACCGGATTCTATGCGGCGGGGGGCAGGGGGGACAAGAAGCTCGTGTACCGGACCGCGCTGATGAAGCGGCTGCCGCCTTATCCCGTGTTTCCCGGTGAAAAGTATGTGGGGCTGGGCTACAAGTACATGCTGGCGGACGAAGAGGCGCCCCTGCTGGCCATCAACAGGGTGCTGTGCCTGGTGGAATACCGGGAGGACGGCTCCTCGAAAAACATGTTCAGGCAGTACGTCCGGAATCCCAGGGGATTTGCCTTTCTGAGGAAGGAGGGGATGAAGCGCCAGCCTTCCGGGCGCAGGCGCTTCATGGAGGCGGTGCATTACGTGTCCGCCTCCCTGCTGGCGCGCCATGCCCGCTTTTTGCAGGAATCCCCGCATCCGTTCCTGACGCTGGCGGCCGTGCCCTTCGGAATAGCGCTGATGTGCCTGATTATCATGAAAAACAGAAACAACGGATGA
- a CDS encoding glycosyltransferase family 4 protein — MKIAYVLDDLDAAGGIQAVTRAKAAALAAVPGNEVVLVAANDARRTAADLPPGVRVVTLGVNYYEDDWKGFLYVMKGILIRRRRHAEALRKTLGELEPDIVISVGQSEKFMIPRISRGRPWKTVREYHYSGTYRKDYARLQGGMRARVMAAVSDFYEFALRQGSYDATVVLTRQDMETNWKGRKGVHVIPNPCIRRTERAASLDRPRAVAVGRLVPVKGFDLLIRAWEKVAAVHPGWKLEIWGDGPEKEPLENLVREKGLERQVFLRGATPDVQEKLLQSSMLVFSSLFEGFGMVLVEAMACGVPCVAFECPCGPRDLIEPEKDGLLVPLRDTDRLAEAVIRMIEHPELRRAMGAAARKKAGLYGLDAIAHSWMDLFHALKNSENTNLS; from the coding sequence ATGAAGATTGCCTACGTACTGGATGATCTGGACGCGGCGGGAGGAATTCAGGCCGTCACGCGCGCCAAGGCCGCGGCCCTGGCCGCCGTGCCGGGTAATGAAGTCGTTCTGGTGGCGGCCAACGACGCCCGCCGGACTGCGGCGGATTTGCCGCCGGGCGTCAGGGTGGTGACCCTGGGTGTGAATTATTATGAGGACGACTGGAAGGGATTCCTGTATGTGATGAAGGGCATTCTCATCAGGCGCAGGCGCCATGCGGAGGCTCTCCGGAAAACCCTTGGGGAACTGGAGCCGGATATCGTCATTTCCGTAGGACAGTCGGAAAAGTTTATGATTCCCCGGATTTCCCGCGGCAGGCCGTGGAAAACCGTGCGCGAATATCACTACTCCGGCACCTACCGGAAGGATTACGCGCGGCTTCAGGGCGGGATGAGGGCGCGGGTCATGGCCGCCGTTTCCGATTTTTATGAATTCGCGCTCCGCCAGGGCAGTTATGATGCCACGGTGGTGCTTACCCGGCAGGATATGGAGACGAACTGGAAGGGAAGGAAGGGCGTGCACGTGATTCCGAACCCGTGCATCCGCCGGACGGAACGGGCTGCCTCCCTGGACCGCCCCCGCGCGGTTGCCGTGGGACGTCTTGTTCCGGTCAAGGGATTTGACCTTCTGATCCGTGCGTGGGAAAAAGTGGCTGCCGTCCATCCCGGATGGAAACTGGAGATATGGGGGGACGGTCCGGAAAAGGAACCCCTTGAAAACCTTGTCCGGGAAAAGGGGCTGGAAAGGCAGGTGTTTCTGCGCGGGGCTACGCCCGACGTGCAGGAAAAACTGCTGCAGTCCTCCATGCTGGTGTTTTCCTCCCTTTTTGAGGGGTTCGGAATGGTTCTGGTGGAGGCGATGGCGTGCGGCGTGCCTTGCGTGGCATTTGAATGCCCGTGCGGTCCGCGGGATCTGATTGAACCGGAAAAGGACGGCCTGCTGGTTCCGCTCCGGGATACGGACCGTTTGGCGGAGGCCGTCATCCGGATGATTGAACATCCCGAACTGCGGCGCGCCATGGGAGCCGCCGCCCGGAAGAAGGCCGGACTTTATGGTCTGGATGCCATTGCCCATTCCTGGATGGACCTGTTCCATGCATTGAAGAATTCTGAAAACACAAACCTTTCCTGA
- a CDS encoding glycosyltransferase family 2 protein: MTMPLVSIIIPCYNVAAFMKKCLDTVCAQTLRDIEIICINDGSTDGTPDILREYEAADERIRIINQPNAGVAAARNAGLDAACGKYIGFADPDDYVSPVMFQRLYLAAEQYGAELVCMGATIAGDMPLSVRWSMLNGLQCPEWHCSHYDFASMGTFSELCWDKLYRADFLKKTGLRFREGMKQGSDALFNNLLHPYVRNIVKIPDCLYIYRPTRPDSLVNVYKAPDKKGSGFYPALERVDLIAAAYRELGCLEKARITVLNWLNGSIQLFSSNLLHQTAGEKKEALDAVRALLDKYGWREFAQSPESPFRLLKHIACGHDFRVRCALFGLYRFLHSRAGNKLVELCTRIINLRGSSR, translated from the coding sequence ATGACCATGCCACTCGTTTCCATTATCATTCCGTGCTACAATGTAGCCGCATTCATGAAAAAATGCCTGGATACCGTCTGCGCCCAGACGCTCCGGGACATAGAAATCATCTGCATCAATGACGGCTCCACGGACGGAACGCCGGACATCCTGCGGGAATATGAAGCCGCGGACGAAAGAATCCGCATCATCAACCAGCCCAATGCGGGGGTGGCGGCGGCCCGGAATGCCGGGCTGGATGCCGCGTGCGGAAAGTACATCGGGTTTGCCGACCCCGACGACTATGTCTCTCCCGTCATGTTCCAGCGCCTGTATCTGGCGGCGGAACAATATGGCGCGGAACTGGTTTGCATGGGGGCCACGATTGCCGGGGACATGCCGCTCTCCGTCCGGTGGAGCATGCTCAACGGCCTGCAATGCCCGGAATGGCACTGCAGCCATTACGATTTTGCGTCCATGGGAACGTTCAGCGAATTGTGCTGGGACAAGCTTTACCGTGCGGATTTCCTGAAAAAGACGGGCCTCCGCTTCCGGGAGGGAATGAAGCAGGGGAGCGATGCCCTGTTCAACAACCTGCTTCACCCCTATGTGCGGAATATTGTCAAAATACCGGATTGCCTGTACATTTACCGTCCTACTCGTCCGGATTCCCTGGTTAACGTGTACAAGGCCCCGGATAAAAAGGGCTCCGGGTTTTATCCGGCTCTGGAGCGCGTGGACCTGATCGCCGCTGCCTACCGGGAATTGGGCTGTCTGGAAAAAGCCAGGATAACGGTCCTGAACTGGCTGAACGGCAGTATCCAGCTTTTCTCGTCCAACCTGCTCCACCAGACGGCGGGAGAGAAAAAGGAAGCCCTGGATGCGGTCCGCGCCCTGCTGGACAAATACGGCTGGCGAGAATTTGCCCAGTCCCCGGAATCCCCTTTCCGTCTCCTGAAACACATTGCCTGCGGGCACGACTTCCGCGTGAGGTGTGCCCTGTTCGGCCTTTACCGGTTCCTGCATTCCCGCGCCGGAAACAAGCTGGTGGAGCTATGCACCCGGATCATCAACCTGCGCGGAAGCTCCCGGTAG
- a CDS encoding retropepsin-like aspartic protease, translated as MKRLLPFFAALLGLLPCAWSANIPSDSIPFELGTASRIYVKCHVNGSRPLLFLFDTGATSMVINSNSLEGIPMEFNETIVNYGATGSNEVRKSAENKFSVGKQSLAGVPFIAIPYARDQWDGVLGLWFIQRQVTEVNYTDRKIYLYPHGSYTPPPDAIRLKMEYVMGIPVVPAQATVNGKVYQLRLSVDTGSDRVLDLNTPFVNKHRLLGSQVPFSVSSISSSDTNKGRLENVIFDSIQLGACKLPLIPGAFSTVTSGIQSMPEMDGVMGNNLLKRFNLVYDSQNSCLYLIPNNLLYTPFYDCLLQPRKTVPQAPACTAGR; from the coding sequence ATGAAAAGATTGCTGCCGTTTTTTGCCGCTCTGCTGGGGCTCCTTCCCTGCGCCTGGAGCGCCAACATTCCCAGTGACAGCATTCCGTTCGAGCTCGGAACCGCCAGCCGCATTTACGTGAAATGCCATGTCAACGGCAGCCGGCCCCTGCTCTTCCTTTTTGATACCGGCGCCACTTCCATGGTCATCAACAGCAATTCCCTGGAAGGAATCCCGATGGAGTTCAATGAAACTATTGTGAATTACGGTGCCACGGGTTCCAATGAGGTCCGCAAAAGCGCGGAAAACAAATTTTCCGTCGGAAAGCAGTCCCTGGCCGGCGTCCCCTTCATCGCCATTCCCTACGCCCGTGACCAGTGGGACGGCGTTCTTGGCCTCTGGTTCATCCAGCGGCAGGTCACGGAAGTCAATTACACGGACCGGAAAATCTACCTGTATCCGCACGGTTCCTACACACCGCCGCCGGACGCCATCCGCCTGAAGATGGAATACGTGATGGGAATCCCCGTAGTTCCCGCCCAGGCAACGGTCAACGGGAAGGTTTACCAGCTCCGCCTGTCGGTGGATACGGGTTCCGACCGCGTTCTGGACCTCAATACCCCCTTTGTCAACAAGCACCGCCTCCTGGGCAGCCAGGTTCCGTTCTCCGTCTCCAGCATTTCCAGTTCCGATACCAATAAGGGCAGGCTAGAGAACGTCATTTTCGACAGCATCCAGCTCGGCGCCTGCAAATTGCCGCTCATTCCCGGAGCGTTTTCCACCGTCACCAGCGGCATCCAGAGCATGCCGGAGATGGACGGAGTCATGGGCAACAACCTTCTGAAGCGCTTCAACCTCGTTTACGACTCCCAAAACAGCTGCCTTTACCTGATTCCCAACAACCTGCTTTACACGCCTTTTTACGACTGCCTCCTCCAGCCCCGGAAGACAGTGCCCCAGGCGCCTGCCTGCACGGCAGGAAGATGA
- a CDS encoding glycosyltransferase family 10 domain-containing protein, whose translation MFLPSVPIDCLWGICIIISSILNNIRMKVKVGFIEGAEEWQINFFLRRFQKIDGSVLEFEIDKERADFLIAFPWLYMSSRENYLQFLEESRGKIVIMDVLGEALAPNLNLFDYHIGFDAPDDDGRLLCMSYLFDLRMKLKDLHTMNPDDALCGKDGFCNYIYSHGLGHPYRIQLFSELSAYKKVDAIGKHLNNTPCLIPREAEDWLAGSVLLKKPYKFSIACENSWYRRYTTEKIITSFLACTVPVYWGNPLVEEEYNPKAFINCHRYSSLKEVVAEIKRIDEDEALWKAMMAEPRRLPWQIEREQEKKDKFNAELMKIFTSPVEHVRKRGDGLWMNNYRNFFTDKMTMKKEDDRKKLKSALKEWNKRLFPRF comes from the coding sequence ATGTTCCTGCCTTCCGTGCCAATTGACTGTTTGTGGGGAATTTGTATAATAATTTCATCGATTTTGAACAATATTAGGATGAAGGTAAAAGTTGGTTTCATAGAGGGCGCCGAGGAATGGCAAATTAATTTTTTTCTACGGCGTTTCCAGAAGATTGATGGATCTGTTCTTGAGTTTGAAATTGATAAGGAAAGGGCTGATTTTCTTATTGCCTTCCCTTGGTTATATATGTCTTCCAGAGAGAATTATCTTCAGTTTCTGGAGGAATCCCGCGGAAAGATTGTTATCATGGATGTACTGGGAGAGGCTCTGGCTCCCAATTTGAATTTGTTTGATTACCATATCGGTTTTGACGCGCCTGATGACGATGGGCGGCTGCTTTGCATGTCCTATCTTTTTGATTTGAGGATGAAATTAAAAGATCTTCACACAATGAATCCGGACGATGCATTATGCGGGAAAGACGGATTTTGCAATTATATTTATTCCCACGGCCTGGGGCATCCGTACCGCATCCAGTTGTTTTCCGAGCTTTCCGCCTACAAGAAGGTGGATGCAATAGGAAAGCATTTAAATAATACGCCATGCCTTATTCCAAGAGAGGCGGAGGACTGGCTGGCAGGAAGCGTTTTATTGAAAAAACCCTATAAGTTTTCCATAGCGTGTGAAAATAGCTGGTACCGGAGATATACGACGGAGAAGATAATAACGAGTTTTCTGGCCTGCACCGTTCCCGTTTACTGGGGTAATCCTCTGGTTGAGGAAGAATATAATCCGAAGGCTTTTATTAATTGTCATCGTTATTCATCCTTGAAGGAAGTTGTAGCGGAGATCAAAAGAATTGATGAAGATGAAGCATTATGGAAAGCCATGATGGCTGAACCCAGGCGGCTGCCGTGGCAGATTGAGCGGGAACAGGAGAAGAAGGATAAATTTAATGCAGAGTTGATGAAAATTTTTACTTCTCCCGTTGAACATGTGAGAAAAAGGGGTGACGGCCTTTGGATGAACAATTACAGAAATTTTTTCACCGATAAGATGACTATGAAGAAGGAAGATGACCGGAAGAAATTGAAGTCTGCTCTGAAGGAGTGGAATAAAAGGCTGTTTCCCAGGTTTTAA